The sequence below is a genomic window from Lysobacter stagni.
TGAACTCTCCAGCGGATCGGTCAGCAACAGCACGATTACTTCGTGATGGTGCGCCAGCGCCGTCCAGCGCTGGATCGGAATCATGGCGACGCTGCCGGGGTCGGCCAGTACGACCAGGCGCGAGCCGGGACGCAGCAGTCGTTGCGCGTGATCCAGTGCGATGCCCAGGCCGGCGTCTTCCTCCGGCGGCCTCGCATACCAGCGAACCAGCGCATCGAGTACGCGCAGCGCGCCACGTGCGCCCGAGGCCGGGGCGATGGGCGCTTCCCGCGCGCTGCCGCGAAGGGCGGCGATGCGGTCGCCATCGCGCACGGCGGCCCACGCGGCGATCGCGCCAGCTCGCGCGGCCTGGACCGATTTGAAACGCACGCGGGTGCCGAAGTACATCGCCGGCGCAGTGTCGGCGACGATCAGACTCAGCCGTTCGCGTTCTGCCTGGAACAGCTTCGTGTGGGCGCGTCCCGTGCGCGCGGTGAGCCGCCAGTCGATGTGGCGCGCGTCGTCGCCGGCCACGTATTCGCGCGATTCTGCGTACTCCATGCCGCGTCCGCGCAACGGCGACAGCGCGTGACCACTGACGCCATGGCGCCCACGGCGTGCCTGTCCGCGCGCGAGCACCACGGCACGCAGCGCCAGCAGTTCCTCCAGCGAAGGCGTGACGCCGTCGCCCCGGATGCCGTGGGAGCCGGGTGTTCCAGCAGGAATGGGTGGCGGCGTGGACATGCGGAACCAGCGCGTGGGCGGAGGCGACGGTGCCTTACGGCAGCGGCACGCGCTGCAGGAGTTCGGCGACGAGCCGTTCGCCATCCCAGCCTTCGGCCGTCGCCTCATAGCTGGGCAGGATGCGGTGGCGCAGGACGTCCGGCGCTACCGCGCGCACGTCGTCGGGCGTGACGAAGTCGCGGCCCGCCAGCCAGGCGTGCGCGCGGGCGCAACGTTCCAGCGCGATCGAACCGCGCGGGCTCGCGCCCCAGGCGATGCGCCGCGCCAGCGTGGCGTCGTAGCGTGCGGCGTCGCGCGAGGCGAGCACCAGTTCGATCAGATAGCGTTCCACCGCCGGCGCCACGTGCAGCGAGAGAACCGCCTGGCGCGCGGCGAATACATCCTCCATGGGCAGGCGTGCCACCGGCGGCGGCGCGTCGCGCATCTCCTGTCGCGCGCGTTCGCGCGCCAGACGCAGGATTTCCGCCTCGGCGGCGGCCTGCGGGTAGCCGATGCGCACGTACATGAGGAAGCGGTCGAGCTGTGCTTCGGGCAGCGGGAAGGTGCCCTCCTGCTCGATCGGGTTCTGCGTGGCCATCGCCAGGAACAGCTTCGGCAGCGCGTAGGTGGCACGGCCGACCGTGACCTGGCGCTCGCCCATCGCTTCGAGCAACGCCGACTGGACCTTGGCGGGCGCGCGGTTGATCTCGTCGGCCAGCAGGATGGGATGGAAGATCGGACCCGCCTGGAATTCGAAGCGCCCTTCCTGCGGGCGCCAGACCTCGGTGCCGGTGAGGTCGGCCGGAAGCAGGTCAGGGGTGAACTGGACGCGCGCGAAGTCGGCCTCCAGCCGCCCTGCCAGGGCACGGATCGCGCTCGTCTTGGCCAGACCGGGCGCGCCCTCGACCAGCAGATGGCCATCGGCAAGCAGGGCGATCAGCAGGCGGTCGATCAGCGCCGCCTGGCCGACGATCTCGGCCGAGAGCGCCTCACGCAGGCCGCGGAAGGCGTCGTGCAGGCGGGAGAGGTCGTCGCTGCGGGAATCCATGTCGGTCTCGATGGGGGATCGGGTGCAGTTTGACCGAACTGGGCGCCGCAGGTTCAACGCCTTCGTCACCCATTCAGCGGGCCGAAACGGACCACCCCGGAAACGCAAAGAGGGCCCGAAGGCCCTCTCTGGAGTCCGCGCGGACGCGGATTCATTGCGCTTCTACAGGTCACGCGGGAGTGCCGCGTGGCACCGGATTCTGTAGCGATGTCGCAGCCATCCATGGCGCGGCGCTACTGGCTCCGGAGCGCCCGGCCCGACCATCCATGGCCGGTCGTTCGGCAGGCCACGCGGCAGTGCCGCGTAGCGGCCTGCCTCACCCCCGCTGTTCGACCTTCATCACCTTCGGGGTGATCATGATCAGCAGCTCGGCCTTGTCCTTGTTGCGGCCCTTCTTCTTGAACAGGTTGCCCAGGAAGGGGATGTCGCCCAGGAACGGCACCTTCTGGACGTCGCTGCGGTCGCGGAACTCGTACACGCCGCCGACCACGACCGTCTGGCCGTCCTCGACCAGCACCGCGGTGTTGACCTCGCGCTTGGCGATGGTCGGCACCTGGCCGATGGAGGTGTCGACGAAACCTTCGACCTCGTCCTTCTTGACGTTCATGTTCAGGAACACGCGGCCGTCGTGGGTGATGGTCGGGGTGACCTTCAGCTCCAGCAGCACGTCCTTGAACTGCACGTTCGGGATCGGAATCGTGGTGCTGCCCTGCGACGGCGAGATCGTCACGTAGCCCACTTCCTGGCCCTGGCGGATGACCGCCTCGCGCTGGTTGCTGGTGACGATGCGCGGGTTGGAGATCACTTCGCCGCGACCCTCTTCCTGCATCGCCGACAGCTCGATGTCGAGCGCGTAGCCGGCGTTGAGGATCTGCAGCGCCATCGAGCCGGCCGGGTTGACCACCGGCAGGTTGCTCATCGCGCCCTTGGTCAGCTCGTAGGTGGCGTTGCCGGCGGCAGCGGCCTCGACGAACGAACCGCGGGTCGCGTCGTTGTTCTCGATGGTGTCGTTGAAGAAGTACTTGCCGTCCTTCTGGCCGGCGATGCCGAAGCGCGCACCCAGTTCACGGGCGAAGGTGTCCTGGGCGATCACGACGCGGCCCTCGATCAGCACCTGGTCGACCGGACGGTCGATCACGTGGATCAGTTCCTTCATCTGCGTGACCTTCTTCGGAATGTCACTGATCATCAGGGTGTTGGTGCGCTCGTCGGCGACCAGGCGGCCGCGCGGCGAGAGGAAGCCGCCGTCGAGGTTGCTCGAGCCGCCACCGCCGCCACCACCGCCGATGCCCTTGGCCTCGGTCAGCGCCTTATAGATCTGCGCGGCGTTGTGGTAGTTGATCTGCACGTACTCGGTGGCCAGGTCGACGCGGTTGTCGAGCGCGATGCGCGCGTCTTCCTTGTCCTGTTCGTACTTGGCGATCTCGGCCTGCGGGGCGACCCACACGACGTTGCCGCTGCGGCGCTTGTCCAGGCCCTTGGCCTGCAGGACGATGTCCAGCGCCTGGTCCCACGGCACGTTCATCAGGCGCAGGGTGACGTTGCCCGAGATGGTGTCGGCGGCCACGATGTTCAGGCCCGACTCTTCGGCGATCAGCTGCAGGACGGTGCGCACCGGCACGTCCTGGAAGTTGAAGGTCACCGGGCGGCCGCTATAGCCGCGCGAGCCGGCAGCCGCCGGCTTGCCCGTCGTGGACTGGCCCACCGCGCGACCGTTCGCCGCGCCGGTGCGCGGGATGATCTCGACGATGTACTCGCGACCGGTCTGGTAGGCCATCGATTCGAAGTTGCCGGTGGTGTCGAGCACCAGCTGCGTGCCCGCACCGGCCGTGCGTGCGTCGATGCGCTGCACCGGCGTGGCGAAATCGACCACGTTCAGCATCTTGCGCAGGTTGTCGGGCAACTTGGCGTTGCCGACGTTGACCACCACGCTGGAGCCCTGGTTGCGCAGGTCCGGAGAGGCGCCATCGCCGCTGAACTTCACGACCAGGCGGCCGGAGCCGTCACTGCCGCGCTTGAAGTCGATGTTGGAGACCTCGACGGCCCCCGGCAGCTGCTTGGCCGGATCGGCGTTCGGCGTCGGCGCGACGGCAGTCGGCGCGACGGCCGGTGCAGGCGCGGCCGCATGCACGGCGCTGATGGCGGCAAGCGCACCGACCACCAGGCCCACGGACCCGCTGCGCAGCAGCAGGGGGCGACGGTTCGCTTGCGTTCGGATGGTGGCCGGCTTGAGGCAACCCGGTTCAAAAACGGTCATCGTGCTATCCCCCAGAATCCTATTGATCTTCCAACGCGACCGTGGCCGGACGTTCCAGCCATCCACCCGCGCCATCCGGCACCAGTTCCACCAGCTCGATGCGATCTTCGAACACCGCAGTGACGCGGCCATCGCTCTGCCCCAAGT
It includes:
- a CDS encoding DUF58 domain-containing protein translates to MSTPPPIPAGTPGSHGIRGDGVTPSLEELLALRAVVLARGQARRGRHGVSGHALSPLRGRGMEYAESREYVAGDDARHIDWRLTARTGRAHTKLFQAERERLSLIVADTAPAMYFGTRVRFKSVQAARAGAIAAWAAVRDGDRIAALRGSAREAPIAPASGARGALRVLDALVRWYARPPEEDAGLGIALDHAQRLLRPGSRLVVLADPGSVAMIPIQRWTALAHHHEVIVLLLTDPLESSPPRAALPFQADAHRVDVDLSVATQRQAWRNEFARPVELALAQLPARGVRAQPLSTDAASESWLPLLGRNPPLVA
- a CDS encoding AAA family ATPase, with product MDSRSDDLSRLHDAFRGLREALSAEIVGQAALIDRLLIALLADGHLLVEGAPGLAKTSAIRALAGRLEADFARVQFTPDLLPADLTGTEVWRPQEGRFEFQAGPIFHPILLADEINRAPAKVQSALLEAMGERQVTVGRATYALPKLFLAMATQNPIEQEGTFPLPEAQLDRFLMYVRIGYPQAAAEAEILRLARERARQEMRDAPPPVARLPMEDVFAARQAVLSLHVAPAVERYLIELVLASRDAARYDATLARRIAWGASPRGSIALERCARAHAWLAGRDFVTPDDVRAVAPDVLRHRILPSYEATAEGWDGERLVAELLQRVPLP
- a CDS encoding type IV pilus secretin PilQ codes for the protein MTVFEPGCLKPATIRTQANRRPLLLRSGSVGLVVGALAAISAVHAAAPAPAVAPTAVAPTPNADPAKQLPGAVEVSNIDFKRGSDGSGRLVVKFSGDGASPDLRNQGSSVVVNVGNAKLPDNLRKMLNVVDFATPVQRIDARTAGAGTQLVLDTTGNFESMAYQTGREYIVEIIPRTGAANGRAVGQSTTGKPAAAGSRGYSGRPVTFNFQDVPVRTVLQLIAEESGLNIVAADTISGNVTLRLMNVPWDQALDIVLQAKGLDKRRSGNVVWVAPQAEIAKYEQDKEDARIALDNRVDLATEYVQINYHNAAQIYKALTEAKGIGGGGGGGGSSNLDGGFLSPRGRLVADERTNTLMISDIPKKVTQMKELIHVIDRPVDQVLIEGRVVIAQDTFARELGARFGIAGQKDGKYFFNDTIENNDATRGSFVEAAAAGNATYELTKGAMSNLPVVNPAGSMALQILNAGYALDIELSAMQEEGRGEVISNPRIVTSNQREAVIRQGQEVGYVTISPSQGSTTIPIPNVQFKDVLLELKVTPTITHDGRVFLNMNVKKDEVEGFVDTSIGQVPTIAKREVNTAVLVEDGQTVVVGGVYEFRDRSDVQKVPFLGDIPFLGNLFKKKGRNKDKAELLIMITPKVMKVEQRG